Part of the Ornithodoros turicata isolate Travis chromosome 6, ASM3712646v1, whole genome shotgun sequence genome, GCATATCCAAATGCAGAAAGTAGTCGTACGTTTTCGCCGCCAAAGAATTTGTGCTTGCCCAGGAAGTCGGAGAAAGCCTTGAGAGATGCAGGCAAGGCGCTCAGGTATTCCTCCTTCAGTTTGTCCTGCACACGCAAACatgcacaaaaaaacaaaacaaaaatcggATCACATTTTAGATCGTAAAGTTAGTTAGGAAACTAACGACGCGCATTATTACACTTACAAAGTCTGGGTTGTAGCAcagacgaacaaaggtcataCGGAAGTCACACCACTGCTGCTCCGCAAGGTCCACGCGGAGCTTCTCGGCGTCAGTCTTGCCCTCTGATAAAGTATATCATAAAAGTAAATCACTCGTCTgtacccagcaaaccattaatgtCCTAGGGACGTCCTACGTCTGGTcatccataggatatctatgggatgtCGTACAATGACATTTGCATTTTGGGTACAGGCCTTAGAGAAATACAAAGCGCTGCAGAGTAGCATCCTTCAGCAACTAAGCTCTTTCCCCCGCAATTTGTACACTCCTCCGCGTTCCAACTTTTGGGCAAAATGCACATTATTATACGACAACCTGGTAATAGGCTACTAAATGTTTCTGAATTCTTTAAGATTACCCCGCCCCCTTAGTCATTGGGGCAATTATTTCCACTAAGACCAAAACAGACAACCCCAACGCCATCCACGGCCACCCCATATCCTGCTACAATGGGCTAGCAGGAAGTACAAACAAATCTGCAGCTGCGACGTACCAAGGCCATGCTTCCTTGCAAGGTAGCGAAGGATAGCAGTGCTCTGGGTGACCTTAACATCTCCATCCAGCCAGTATGGAAGCTAAACGAAAATAAATATTAAGTACATGGTCACTCTTAATACTTAAATACTCCTATCGACGTAAGAATATGCTCACATTGGGGAAGTCCAGTCCCAAGTTTGGCTTGTCCTTCAGCCAGGCACTGCGGTCAAAGTCCGGCGGTGGACCACAGGAGTAACGTTTGTCTTCGTACTTTTCGTCCACGTGGGCGAGGAGGAGCCTGATTGGCTGAGCCAGCTGCACAGGTTCATGTCATTAGCTATGTTTCATCCTCTTAAAGCtggtttagaaaagagtggggGGCTAACAACTTTTGTGCGGCACTGCACCCAGACTCTAAGAATGTGACATACAGTATGAGTGGCATAGCGTTTTTATAATGGCGCATTTATTACACATAATGCGAGAATGATGGATTTCATGCTGCACTTTGAAGAGCATATCTTTTATGTTGATGAAAAATATAACAAACATGCATTGTTTTTGAACCATTCAGAATTTCGTGTGGCTTAACACTATCAAGTTTCCAGCGGAGGGTTACAAGTAAAGGGTAGACCGAGAGGAGCAATAACTACTCCAACCGGACTAAAGAGAACAAACTCCAGGAACTTTTTAGTCCTTCAAAACTTCCAGTTCTCCCGCCTGAAAAGTTACGTATTACCGCGGTGTTACGTCGTCTAGTTGTCAAAGCGCGTGAAAATTTTCATCGAGCACAAAACTAAATTTTCGCTCGAGTAACAAACGATATGACTCAGGAACTTTGGGTTCATGTCCGCTCGCAATGGCTAAACCAAAGAGAACGCAGTCTATTTGCGTCCCGCCATAAAACAGAATGACCGCCTTCGTTGTCAAACCAAAAGAGGCGACCGTTACAACGGTACTTTCAGAGACTACCGCCTACCGCTATTACCGATAAGGAAT contains:
- the LOC135397620 gene encoding glutathione S-transferase Mu 4-like, translated to MAPVLGYWDIRGLAQPIRLLLAHVDEKYEDKRYSCGPPPDFDRSAWLKDKPNLGLDFPNLPYWLDGDVKVTQSTAILRYLARKHGLEGKTDAEKLRVDLAEQQWCDFRMTFVRLCYNPDFDKLKEEYLSALPASLKAFSDFLGKHKFFGGENLTHVDFIAYEMLSQHLLFAPDCLKDFSNLKDFVARVEALPKVAAYIKSDKFLSWPCNGDMAKFGSRLTKKP